The Geovibrio ferrireducens genome includes a region encoding these proteins:
- a CDS encoding pyridoxal-phosphate-dependent aminotransferase family protein — translation MLKKYLLAPGPTPVPETVLLEMARPIIHHRTSEFSAIFDNVRRRLPEVFGTKEEVLMLAGSGTAAMEAAIINTVNTGEKVLIIDAGKFGQRWGDICRAFGMDVHKIELEWGSSVKPEMVEDFLKANPDTKGVFVQGSETSTTACHPIKELAEVIRKYDDTLFIVDGITSVGVYDTRMDEWGIDVLVTGSQKAFMLPPGLALTALSQKAWARTQKVKNPRYYLNLAKELKAHKDSTTAYTPAISLIIGLDKVLDMMFEEGLANVYERHEINGQATRAAVQALGFRLLAKDMPANSATGFYLPEGFEGGKFIKFMREKVGVTYAGGQDHLKGRIMRISTLGYHDVFDTIIGISALEMGLRKFGVDIELGSGVKAAEAVLENYIGK, via the coding sequence ATGCTTAAAAAATATCTTCTTGCGCCGGGGCCTACACCAGTTCCTGAAACTGTTCTGCTTGAGATGGCTCGTCCCATAATTCACCACAGAACATCCGAGTTCTCGGCTATTTTTGATAATGTACGCAGACGCCTTCCCGAAGTATTCGGCACAAAAGAGGAAGTCCTCATGCTTGCCGGAAGCGGAACAGCAGCCATGGAAGCGGCTATAATCAACACAGTGAACACAGGCGAAAAGGTTCTGATAATAGATGCGGGCAAGTTCGGCCAGCGCTGGGGCGATATATGCAGGGCTTTCGGCATGGATGTCCACAAGATAGAGCTTGAGTGGGGTTCATCTGTTAAGCCCGAAATGGTTGAGGACTTCCTCAAAGCAAACCCCGACACTAAGGGCGTTTTTGTTCAGGGGAGCGAAACCTCCACAACCGCCTGCCACCCCATAAAGGAGCTGGCGGAAGTTATAAGAAAATATGACGACACGCTCTTTATAGTGGACGGAATAACATCAGTGGGCGTTTATGACACCCGCATGGATGAATGGGGAATAGATGTGCTTGTCACAGGCTCTCAGAAGGCGTTCATGCTCCCCCCCGGCCTTGCGCTTACAGCACTCAGCCAGAAGGCGTGGGCAAGAACCCAGAAGGTGAAAAACCCCAGATACTACCTTAACCTCGCAAAAGAGCTTAAGGCGCATAAGGACTCCACAACGGCATACACCCCCGCCATATCGCTCATCATCGGGCTGGACAAGGTTCTGGACATGATGTTTGAAGAGGGGCTTGCAAATGTTTATGAAAGACATGAAATAAACGGACAGGCGACCAGAGCGGCTGTTCAGGCTCTCGGTTTCAGGCTTCTCGCCAAGGATATGCCCGCCAATTCAGCCACAGGCTTTTACCTGCCTGAAGGGTTTGAAGGGGGCAAGTTCATCAAGTTCATGCGTGAGAAGGTCGGCGTGACTTACGCCGGAGGACAGGATCACCTTAAGGGCAGAATAATGCGTATATCCACCCTCGGCTACCACGACGTATTCGACACCATCATAGGCATAAGCGCCCTTGAGATGGGTCTGCGCAAATTCGGCGTGGATATAGAGCTCGGCAGCGGGGTGAAAGCCGCCGAAGCCGTTCTTGAAAACTACATCGGGAAATGA
- a CDS encoding glycosyltransferase family 2 protein, which translates to MIKISAVIPVYNRTETLKDAVESVLFQDYPKIEIIVVDDGSETDLTIPLKPYMNMIRFIRLERNHGVSRARNEGIKAAQGDFIAFLDSDDVWLPFKISHQTEILRREGTKVCHTNEFWYRQVKFINQSKKHARYGGYIFPRILDICRISDSSVIIAKEVFEHAGMFDETMRVCEDYDLFLRIAALYEVSYSEKKCIIKRSVTNDQLSASINHIESVRLDSLRKFCLNCKDLPPEWQTAVLGEIQRKEQIVKSGLNKE; encoded by the coding sequence TTGATAAAAATAAGCGCCGTAATACCTGTCTACAACAGAACGGAAACCCTGAAAGACGCTGTGGAATCCGTTCTGTTTCAGGATTACCCGAAGATTGAGATCATCGTTGTTGATGACGGTTCCGAGACAGACCTTACAATTCCCCTGAAACCGTACATGAATATGATACGCTTCATCCGGCTGGAGAGGAACCACGGCGTGAGCCGCGCCCGAAACGAGGGGATAAAAGCCGCTCAGGGGGATTTCATCGCATTCTTGGATTCTGATGATGTATGGCTCCCTTTCAAGATAAGCCACCAGACGGAGATTCTCAGAAGGGAAGGCACAAAGGTCTGCCACACTAACGAGTTCTGGTACAGACAGGTCAAGTTCATAAACCAGAGTAAAAAACACGCCCGCTACGGCGGATACATCTTCCCCCGGATTCTGGACATATGCAGAATAAGCGATTCATCAGTCATCATAGCGAAGGAGGTATTTGAACACGCCGGAATGTTTGATGAAACCATGCGGGTATGTGAAGACTATGACCTGTTCCTGCGCATCGCTGCGCTGTATGAAGTAAGCTACAGCGAAAAAAAATGTATCATAAAAAGATCAGTCACAAACGATCAGTTAAGCGCCTCCATAAACCATATAGAGTCGGTCAGGCTTGATTCCCTCCGCAAATTCTGCCTTAACTGCAAAGATTTACCTCCCGAATGGCAAACCGCTGTTTTAGGGGAGATACAGAGAAAAGAACAGATTGTTAAATCAGGCTTAAACAAAGAATGA
- a CDS encoding YkgJ family cysteine cluster protein yields the protein MCGKPDNKIECTMCGACCIAFDISVLGKKAGEPCAHLTAGRQCGIYENRPWGCKGYRPDELCILFSSLSEEDRVRLLRKIYGV from the coding sequence ATGTGCGGGAAGCCTGATAACAAAATAGAGTGTACAATGTGCGGCGCATGCTGCATCGCCTTTGATATAAGCGTACTGGGCAAAAAAGCGGGCGAGCCCTGTGCGCATCTCACGGCGGGCAGGCAATGCGGCATATATGAAAACAGACCGTGGGGATGCAAGGGCTACAGGCCGGACGAGCTCTGCATATTGTTCTCCTCCCTTTCGGAGGAGGACAGGGTGCGTCTTCTGCGGAAAATATACGGAGTTTAA
- a CDS encoding ATP phosphoribosyltransferase regulatory subunit produces the protein MKKSMLASAVTNMAPLRSKKLNEIESALRDVLSSYGCIEIFLPIYDYYDMLSSTTQGFSDENIIRFIDRNTGKSLVLRPDFTPQVCRYAANYMNNYPLPLRLGYRGRVFRNVNMDKGIKSEKTQVGCELFGLEEMTGDIELLLIAENGIKALKLNGHRYVIGDMKFNAELLKLAGDFKEEFLKALSAKNLDRMKQIIDSSSLDEAAKKFLKSIPFAYGGKDVLKELRTTAPNGEIKGRIEYIERFFDKLTELGIAEKALVFDASECKGYDYYTGLTFEILHGGIGSKIGTGGRYDNLAGKFGFNVPACGMAFYVEEIINVDKPTGVKVSFDYMVTGKDNQAQAEKLRAAGKSVLYVENKENKDKFLEFYEIGQIL, from the coding sequence ATGAAAAAAAGCATGCTCGCTTCCGCCGTTACAAATATGGCTCCCCTGCGCTCCAAGAAGCTGAACGAGATAGAATCGGCTCTCAGGGATGTTCTCTCCTCCTACGGGTGCATTGAGATCTTCCTGCCCATATATGACTATTATGATATGCTCTCCTCCACCACGCAGGGGTTCAGTGATGAGAACATCATCCGCTTTATAGACCGCAACACGGGCAAGTCCCTTGTTCTGCGGCCGGACTTCACCCCGCAGGTGTGCAGATACGCCGCTAACTACATGAACAATTACCCGCTCCCCCTCCGCCTCGGCTACAGGGGCAGGGTGTTCAGAAACGTTAATATGGACAAGGGCATAAAGTCCGAGAAAACGCAGGTCGGGTGCGAGCTTTTCGGCCTTGAGGAGATGACGGGTGATATTGAGCTCCTTCTCATAGCGGAAAACGGCATAAAAGCCCTGAAACTCAACGGTCACAGGTACGTAATAGGCGATATGAAGTTTAACGCCGAGCTTCTGAAACTGGCGGGTGATTTCAAGGAGGAGTTCCTTAAGGCTCTTTCCGCCAAAAACCTCGACCGTATGAAGCAGATAATCGATTCATCCTCACTGGATGAAGCTGCTAAAAAGTTCCTTAAATCAATCCCGTTCGCTTACGGCGGAAAGGATGTGCTGAAAGAGCTCCGCACAACAGCACCCAACGGCGAAATAAAAGGGAGAATCGAATACATCGAAAGATTTTTCGATAAGCTCACCGAACTCGGCATAGCCGAAAAAGCTCTGGTGTTTGACGCATCAGAATGCAAAGGGTACGATTATTACACGGGGCTCACATTTGAAATCCTCCACGGAGGCATAGGCTCCAAGATCGGCACAGGCGGCAGGTACGACAACCTTGCCGGAAAATTCGGCTTCAACGTGCCCGCCTGCGGGATGGCATTCTACGTGGAAGAGATCATAAACGTTGACAAACCCACCGGGGTTAAGGTTTCCTTTGACTATATGGTCACCGGGAAGGATAATCAGGCTCAGGCGGAAAAACTGAGAGCTGCGGGGAAATCGGTTCTCTATGTGGAAAATAAAGAAAACAAAGATAAATTTCTTGAGTTTTACGAAATAGGACAAATCCTTTAA
- a CDS encoding metallophosphoesterase family protein, which produces MRILIISDTHSDSIEKLPAAVLTEAKGADAVLHAGDIIGLGLITGLRSINPSTYAVRGNMDTMVTEELLPAKRTLRFGEVTIGLTHGEGSPFGLENRLLYEFDGADIIVYGHTHKPFWGKIGDVHFLNPGSPTANRYQPQGTYALLFIEHGRFRAEIKQIQE; this is translated from the coding sequence ATGAGAATTTTAATTATATCCGATACCCACTCCGATTCAATAGAAAAACTCCCCGCAGCGGTTCTGACCGAGGCGAAGGGGGCGGATGCGGTTCTGCACGCAGGGGATATAATCGGCCTTGGGCTCATAACCGGACTGCGGAGCATAAACCCTTCCACATATGCAGTGCGGGGCAATATGGACACTATGGTGACGGAAGAGCTTCTCCCTGCGAAAAGAACACTCAGATTCGGCGAAGTAACAATAGGCCTTACCCACGGGGAGGGAAGCCCCTTCGGGCTTGAGAACAGACTCCTTTACGAATTTGACGGCGCGGATATAATAGTATACGGACACACCCATAAACCCTTCTGGGGCAAAATAGGCGATGTCCACTTTCTCAACCCCGGCAGCCCCACGGCAAACAGATACCAGCCGCAGGGTACATACGCCCTCCTGTTCATAGAACACGGCAGGTTCAGGGCGGAGATAAAACAGATTCAGGAGTAA
- a CDS encoding Lrp/AsnC family transcriptional regulator, whose product MAHRIDETDVQILNLLAENSRISYADIAKAVGMKSPSVIERIKWLETEGIITGYTAQINYKKLGYDILAFIGIFIDNADNIADFEHHLKKLGKEIIGCHHVTGEYTMLIKVIVKNTEALSTLIKKLRNTPGVTKTNTILVFSTILDRSRLL is encoded by the coding sequence GTGGCGCACCGTATTGATGAAACAGATGTACAGATCCTGAACCTGCTGGCGGAAAACTCCCGTATTTCCTACGCAGACATCGCAAAAGCAGTGGGCATGAAGTCCCCTTCGGTAATTGAGCGCATAAAGTGGCTTGAGACGGAAGGGATTATCACCGGCTACACAGCACAGATAAACTACAAAAAACTCGGTTACGACATCCTCGCTTTCATCGGCATTTTCATCGACAATGCCGACAACATAGCAGACTTTGAACACCACCTTAAAAAACTGGGCAAGGAGATAATCGGCTGCCACCACGTGACGGGTGAATACACTATGCTTATCAAAGTTATAGTAAAAAATACCGAAGCGCTCAGCACACTGATCAAAAAACTCCGCAACACCCCCGGCGTTACCAAAACCAACACAATCCTTGTTTTCTCCACCATACTCGACCGCTCAAGGCTGCTTTGA
- a CDS encoding LysM peptidoglycan-binding domain-containing protein — protein sequence MKKYLAIIPAFLFVVSCAGTQPAGPKYSSLVQEPSAAEESETQETAYSVQLEAFSPVFLKDEISKRELNYGLLPSKPEFHFDDIIQTRYVYDVIPLVEEDRYEYYVKRFTQDIPNVFQNWLNRSNKYLYIVKDILRREGVPDELAYLPFTESGFNATAISHAGASGMWQFMKGTGKSYNLDDNFWVDERRDFEKATTAAARHLRDLYEDLGDWHLALAAYNAGMGKIIRAIRMYESRDFYTLAKYGYLKQETKDYVPKYLALRHIFCNYQEFGFETPVETPLIFDRLTVDRQVNLYVIARLTGTSYNVLKELNPELKTPITPPADSYTIRVPYGTAENLNQQIAQMPSDELLMYRIYNAKRGEHLDNIAKKYSVSLNDIKSSNGLLHTKLYNDTPIFIPVKKYHDPSLDKEFAKVLKPYNPKVHVVKKGENLSAIARKYGLGLNEIMAMNKGIKPNKIQPGQNLIVSVDYKRSDKRYVAQTTKYKKYDTAAAAKKKRHVVKSGESLWAIAQKYGTTVNAIKKSNKLSGSQILPGKVLIITD from the coding sequence ATGAAAAAATATTTAGCAATTATACCCGCATTTCTTTTTGTTGTATCATGCGCAGGCACTCAGCCCGCAGGCCCGAAATACTCCTCACTGGTGCAGGAGCCTTCGGCGGCGGAAGAGTCGGAAACGCAGGAAACTGCCTACTCTGTGCAGCTTGAAGCCTTCTCTCCGGTATTCCTTAAAGACGAAATATCGAAGAGAGAGCTTAACTACGGGCTTCTCCCCTCCAAACCTGAATTCCACTTCGATGATATAATACAGACCCGTTATGTATACGATGTTATCCCTCTCGTTGAGGAGGACAGGTACGAATACTATGTGAAACGCTTCACGCAGGACATCCCCAACGTTTTCCAGAACTGGCTCAACAGATCAAACAAATACTTATACATTGTTAAAGACATTCTCCGCAGGGAAGGAGTGCCGGATGAGCTTGCTTATCTCCCCTTCACCGAAAGCGGCTTCAACGCCACAGCCATCTCCCACGCCGGAGCAAGCGGCATGTGGCAGTTTATGAAAGGCACAGGCAAAAGCTATAATCTTGATGATAACTTCTGGGTTGATGAACGCAGGGATTTTGAGAAAGCCACCACAGCAGCAGCCAGACATCTGCGTGATCTTTATGAAGATCTGGGCGACTGGCATCTGGCTCTTGCCGCTTACAACGCCGGAATGGGCAAAATCATCCGCGCAATCAGGATGTACGAATCCAGAGACTTCTACACCCTCGCAAAATACGGCTACCTCAAGCAGGAAACAAAGGATTACGTGCCTAAGTATCTGGCACTGCGTCATATATTCTGCAACTATCAGGAGTTCGGGTTTGAAACCCCTGTGGAAACACCGCTGATATTTGACCGCCTCACGGTTGACAGACAGGTGAATCTCTATGTCATAGCCAGACTCACAGGAACAAGCTATAACGTTCTTAAGGAACTTAATCCGGAACTCAAAACACCGATTACCCCCCCGGCAGATTCTTATACCATCAGAGTTCCATACGGAACAGCGGAGAACCTGAACCAGCAAATTGCTCAGATGCCCTCGGACGAGCTTCTGATGTACAGAATCTACAATGCCAAAAGAGGCGAGCATCTTGATAATATCGCAAAAAAATACAGCGTCAGCCTTAATGATATAAAATCATCCAACGGTCTGCTGCATACAAAGCTTTATAACGACACGCCTATATTTATCCCTGTTAAAAAATACCATGATCCTTCTCTGGACAAAGAGTTCGCGAAGGTTCTGAAACCTTACAACCCCAAGGTTCACGTTGTTAAAAAAGGCGAAAATCTCTCGGCGATCGCCCGCAAGTATGGTCTCGGACTTAATGAGATAATGGCAATGAACAAAGGGATCAAACCAAACAAAATACAGCCCGGACAAAACCTTATAGTTTCAGTGGACTACAAAAGAAGCGACAAAAGATACGTTGCACAGACAACAAAATATAAGAAATATGACACCGCAGCCGCAGCAAAAAAGAAACGCCATGTGGTTAAAAGCGGCGAATCTCTCTGGGCTATAGCACAGAAATACGGAACAACCGTAAATGCCATAAAGAAAAGCAACAAACTCTCCGGCTCTCAGATCCTTCCGGGCAAAGTGCTGATAATTACGGATTAG
- a CDS encoding tRNA nucleotidyltransferase/poly(A) polymerase family protein translates to MLFQTDLKRIPHINKILQAAANEGVELYFVGGCVRDMLLGRDVKDVDMVPFGTDYEKFAFKLAKKLKTAAVKFKENVRLAGGGAEFDVSAPRGADIYEDLAKRDFTINNLALSADGKVIGDDADIRAGVIRAVHDGVFDDDPLRVLRAYRFAAQLGFGIDGHTAELAANKAPMLQNIAAERIFAEMQKLSEGAHAAEVLTRLVKGGVLRIFADTSEAEEERLLKAIGSMSADDLFVKVSAFVYGFRKGALRVMDRQCYPVKLAKRTANAAQAYLMLESFSAYSVDNLMKYIYTYREDWSLAADMFTAVNSGSGLKPKLKAAFTLMRFENETLIDGKALAEMGVPAGKLMGEIIRDTSFRLVSGSLRDKEDAENYIKNTYGERIDEAAEIQNGKG, encoded by the coding sequence TTGCTTTTTCAGACCGATCTAAAAAGGATTCCTCATATAAATAAAATATTACAGGCCGCCGCTAATGAAGGCGTGGAGCTGTATTTCGTGGGCGGATGCGTACGGGATATGCTTCTGGGAAGAGATGTCAAGGACGTTGACATGGTTCCCTTTGGCACTGATTATGAAAAATTTGCCTTTAAGCTGGCAAAAAAGCTGAAAACAGCGGCAGTTAAGTTTAAGGAGAATGTTCGCCTTGCGGGAGGCGGGGCTGAGTTTGATGTTTCCGCTCCCAGAGGTGCGGATATTTATGAGGATCTCGCCAAAAGGGATTTCACCATAAACAACCTTGCCCTCTCTGCTGACGGTAAGGTGATAGGTGATGATGCGGACATACGTGCGGGCGTGATCCGCGCAGTCCATGACGGTGTGTTTGATGATGATCCTCTGCGTGTGCTGCGGGCTTACAGGTTTGCCGCCCAGTTGGGGTTCGGGATAGACGGGCATACGGCAGAGCTCGCTGCGAACAAAGCGCCTATGCTGCAAAACATAGCTGCGGAGCGTATTTTTGCGGAGATGCAGAAGCTCTCGGAAGGGGCGCACGCTGCGGAAGTTCTCACAAGGCTTGTTAAGGGCGGAGTTCTCCGCATTTTCGCAGATACCTCAGAAGCTGAGGAAGAACGCCTGCTGAAAGCCATAGGTTCCATGAGTGCGGATGATCTGTTTGTAAAGGTCAGTGCGTTCGTATACGGCTTCCGGAAGGGCGCGCTCAGGGTTATGGACAGGCAGTGCTATCCGGTGAAGCTCGCCAAGCGCACGGCAAATGCGGCGCAGGCTTACCTTATGCTGGAATCGTTTTCAGCTTACAGTGTGGATAACCTTATGAAATACATTTATACTTACAGAGAGGACTGGAGCCTTGCGGCGGATATGTTCACCGCCGTTAACAGCGGCAGCGGGCTTAAACCGAAACTGAAAGCCGCCTTTACACTCATGCGCTTTGAGAATGAAACACTCATAGACGGCAAGGCTCTGGCAGAAATGGGCGTACCTGCCGGAAAGCTGATGGGGGAGATTATCAGAGACACTTCCTTCCGCCTTGTGAGCGGCAGCCTGAGAGACAAAGAAGATGCTGAAAATTATATAAAAAATACTTACGGAGAGCGGATAGATGAAGCTGCTGAGATTCAGAACGGGAAAGGTTGA
- the coaE gene encoding dephospho-CoA kinase (Dephospho-CoA kinase (CoaE) performs the final step in coenzyme A biosynthesis.) translates to MYLGLTGNIAGGKTTVAKMFERLGCYTIDTDILSRRVMFPGGMAYPMVVDAFGVDIVDSEGNIDRAVLRKIVFNDDAARKRLEEIVHPAILKTEARLVGEIKGKDDRAIILTQAALCVETGAYTRFDGLIVVYCEPEEQLRRLMNRDNITREEAEKIIRTQMPIDEKLKYADFVVNNSGTQEETEKDVKRVFDLIILMKQAMRQKS, encoded by the coding sequence ATGTATCTTGGACTTACAGGAAACATAGCCGGCGGGAAGACCACAGTCGCAAAAATGTTCGAGCGTCTGGGCTGTTACACAATCGATACAGACATTCTCAGCAGGAGAGTCATGTTCCCAGGCGGCATGGCTTACCCTATGGTGGTGGACGCTTTCGGTGTGGATATTGTGGATAGCGAAGGGAACATAGACAGAGCCGTCCTTCGGAAGATTGTTTTTAATGATGATGCCGCCCGCAAAAGGCTGGAGGAGATAGTTCATCCGGCAATACTGAAAACAGAAGCCAGGCTTGTGGGTGAAATAAAAGGGAAGGATGACAGGGCGATCATCCTCACTCAGGCTGCCCTCTGTGTGGAAACCGGGGCATACACACGGTTTGACGGGCTGATTGTTGTTTACTGTGAGCCTGAGGAACAGCTCAGGCGTTTGATGAACCGGGATAATATCACAAGGGAAGAAGCGGAGAAAATCATCCGCACTCAGATGCCCATAGATGAAAAGCTGAAATACGCTGACTTTGTGGTGAATAATTCCGGTACTCAGGAAGAGACTGAAAAAGACGTTAAGCGGGTCTTCGATCTGATTATTTTAATGAAGCAGGCAATGAGGCAGAAAAGCTGA
- a CDS encoding fumarylacetoacetate hydrolase family protein, which translates to MKLLRFRTGKVEKKGVLIDGKIRRIQGSMFEDFVVTTETYELGEVEILPPVLPSKIVCVARNYAAHAKELGNDVPTTPLIFIKPSTCLTAHEGDVIYPPSSKQVDYEGELAVVIGKHCKNVKPEKAEEFILGYTIMNDFTARDIQKEENKFTRAKCFDTFAPLGPVIETDLNWRGIFVKTRVNGETRQDGTTDMMIFDIPTLISFISEVMTLLPGDVIATGTPPGVGAVKPGDAVEVEVENIGVLRNYVREA; encoded by the coding sequence ATGAAGCTGCTGAGATTCAGAACGGGAAAGGTTGAAAAAAAAGGGGTGCTGATTGACGGAAAAATCAGGCGCATACAGGGCTCAATGTTTGAGGATTTCGTTGTGACTACCGAAACATATGAGCTTGGCGAGGTTGAGATTCTTCCGCCTGTGCTCCCGTCCAAGATTGTCTGTGTGGCGAGAAACTATGCCGCACACGCAAAAGAACTGGGGAACGATGTCCCCACGACTCCGCTGATATTCATAAAGCCCTCCACATGTCTCACTGCGCACGAAGGGGACGTTATTTACCCGCCTTCATCAAAGCAGGTGGATTACGAAGGGGAACTTGCCGTGGTTATCGGCAAGCACTGTAAGAATGTTAAACCTGAAAAAGCGGAGGAGTTTATCCTCGGTTATACAATAATGAACGATTTCACCGCACGGGATATTCAGAAGGAAGAGAACAAATTTACCCGCGCAAAATGCTTTGACACATTCGCACCCTTGGGCCCTGTGATAGAGACTGATCTCAACTGGCGTGGAATCTTCGTGAAAACAAGGGTAAACGGTGAAACAAGGCAGGACGGAACAACGGACATGATGATATTCGACATCCCAACGCTCATATCATTTATTTCGGAAGTGATGACACTCCTCCCCGGTGATGTTATCGCCACAGGCACGCCTCCCGGAGTGGGGGCGGTTAAGCCCGGCGATGCTGTTGAGGTTGAGGTGGAGAATATAGGCGTGCTGCGTAACTATGTGCGGGAAGCCTGA
- a CDS encoding nucleotidyltransferase family protein produces the protein MDSATLNRLKALRKKYKAEGFIIIGFTGSSARGDDTCASDIDLVYEVENPKEFAVRNGGFGAFSRIAEIRSELEKELNNKVDLIAITSLNEVGRKYILKDMKYVGQGRCGKS, from the coding sequence ATGGACTCCGCAACTTTAAACAGGCTGAAAGCTCTCCGTAAAAAATACAAGGCGGAGGGCTTCATAATAATAGGCTTTACAGGCAGCTCCGCTAGAGGAGACGATACCTGTGCGAGTGATATTGACCTTGTTTATGAAGTGGAGAATCCGAAAGAGTTCGCCGTCCGCAACGGCGGATTCGGCGCTTTCAGCCGCATTGCGGAAATACGCTCCGAGCTTGAGAAAGAGCTTAATAACAAAGTGGATCTGATCGCAATAACTTCACTCAATGAGGTAGGCAGAAAATATATTCTGAAGGATATGAAATATGTCGGCCAGGGGCGATGCGGCAAGAGCTGA
- a CDS encoding NAD(P)/FAD-dependent oxidoreductase produces the protein MRIAIIGAGSAGITAAYHFLKETGIQVDLYEKGNNIHNRQRNEVMSGFGGAGTYSDGKLTLTTEYGGWLTDYMSEKELEVLIEEADDIWKNVSGVLELDSKSNYEAVKDLEYSCSRQNLKLYPAKIRHLGTDNCLLFIRKMYEMFEQSPHIKIHCNSDVVDLIVDGDRVTGLRTIENGETVEREYDKIIAAVGRSGNSWMQEIVRKYALNYDLNPVDIGVRVEVPRSVTDHFTNQLYEFKIKYYTNGFEDEVRTFCVNPGGFVAIERNKDNLLTVNGHSYKNRKSDNTNFALLVSTKFTEPFDEPLKYGEYIARLANMLAGGDNIIVQRYGDLTRGRRSTKKRIEKNFVHPTLPGAMPGDLSFVLPYRYISDLTETIERLNTVMPGMSDPNTLLYGVEVKFYSVRIKVDGKMRSANLENLYCVGDGAGLTRGIIQASVSGLIAAKDILGK, from the coding sequence ATGCGCATAGCCATAATAGGCGCAGGCAGCGCGGGCATAACCGCCGCCTATCATTTTCTTAAAGAAACGGGAATTCAGGTAGACCTCTACGAAAAAGGGAACAACATACATAACCGTCAGCGCAACGAAGTCATGTCCGGCTTCGGCGGAGCGGGCACATACTCTGACGGCAAACTCACCCTCACCACCGAATACGGCGGCTGGCTCACAGACTACATGAGCGAAAAGGAACTGGAAGTCCTCATAGAAGAAGCGGACGACATATGGAAAAACGTCAGCGGAGTTCTTGAGCTTGATTCCAAAAGCAACTACGAAGCTGTTAAGGATCTTGAATATTCATGCAGCAGGCAGAACCTCAAGCTTTACCCCGCTAAAATACGCCACCTCGGAACAGACAACTGCCTGCTCTTCATCCGCAAAATGTACGAGATGTTTGAGCAGTCCCCCCATATAAAAATACACTGCAACAGCGATGTTGTGGATCTCATAGTCGACGGCGACAGGGTTACGGGGCTGCGCACCATAGAAAACGGCGAAACCGTTGAGCGTGAGTATGACAAAATAATCGCCGCAGTGGGCAGAAGCGGCAACAGCTGGATGCAGGAAATAGTCCGTAAATACGCCCTCAACTATGACCTTAACCCGGTTGACATAGGCGTAAGGGTGGAGGTTCCCCGCTCGGTTACGGATCACTTCACCAACCAGCTTTACGAGTTTAAAATAAAATACTACACCAACGGCTTTGAGGACGAGGTGCGCACATTCTGCGTTAACCCCGGCGGCTTTGTGGCCATAGAGCGCAACAAGGACAACCTGCTCACAGTGAACGGACACAGCTACAAAAACCGCAAGAGCGACAACACCAACTTCGCCCTTCTGGTTTCCACAAAGTTCACTGAGCCCTTTGATGAACCGCTGAAATACGGCGAATACATAGCACGCCTTGCCAACATGCTGGCAGGGGGCGACAATATCATTGTACAGCGTTACGGCGACCTTACGAGGGGCAGACGCTCAACCAAAAAACGCATTGAGAAAAACTTTGTCCACCCCACACTTCCGGGAGCTATGCCCGGCGACCTCTCCTTTGTTCTCCCCTACCGCTACATAAGCGACCTGACGGAGACAATAGAGCGCCTCAACACCGTAATGCCCGGCATGAGCGACCCCAACACGCTCCTTTACGGCGTGGAGGTTAAGTTCTATTCGGTAAGGATCAAGGTGGACGGAAAAATGAGATCAGCCAATCTGGAAAACCTTTACTGCGTGGGTGACGGCGCGGGGCTGACCAGAGGCATAATTCAGGCATCCGTATCAGGCCTTATCGCCGCCAAGGATATATTGGGAAAATAG